The following nucleotide sequence is from Oncorhynchus clarkii lewisi isolate Uvic-CL-2024 chromosome 6, UVic_Ocla_1.0, whole genome shotgun sequence.
GTCTggacattagctggctggctagctagccgcCAACTAGCATAGCATTATCCACGTtctactagctagttagctaacggtAACATATATATATTAGCTAGCTCGATATTGTACTAGCTGTGAGGCCGCACATGTGAAAACTGTCAGCGAGTCTCCTGGTTCGAGCTGAGACTCATTATCGGGCACTTGTTTTTGAATTGGTCTACGTTAGCTATGTTTTTTTGACTAGTTAGAAGCTACAGTGTATATTTGTTTTCTGAGTTGGGGAGATTCAATGGTGTAACGTTACTGACATGTAACGTTaaattaactagctaacgttagctactgaaCTAGCTTTTTAGGTTAGGAGCTAATTTAGCTAGTTAGGTCTGAAATAATGTGTTGACTGGCCAGTTTTAAGATAAACATTAATCATAATCTGACTGCGATTAGTCATTCAAGTCCGTTCAAGGCGTTGTTTGTATTATACATTTAACAGACACTTGCATGTaaactagctggctaatgttagttgCCAACGTCATTATTCTGCCCTGATGACATCAGATGATTGAATTGAGCCTTACTACTCGATGCTTCCAACTCTGACATATGCTACAAGTAAAGTGTATTTTCGAGAATATTCAACAGACTTTTCCCGTTGATTCATTTTCACCATTTGTCTAGAAAGTCATCCGAATGTATAGCGTTACTGTGGGATCATTCAGCTGTGGAAAAGGCTAGCAAAGCAGTTTCAATTGTTGACCATAGTTTCTGTGGAATATAGGTAGTGTTCAAGTCGTATGGTGTTTTCATGTTCTCAAAGCAAAACTTAAtcagtacagtaggcctacagttttaaaaaaaaaaagtaacatttatttaactagccaataacaaattgttatttacaatcaCAGCCTACACCGAGAGAAacgttcttgtgtgtttttggaTATGGCTTGAGCTAGGTACTTGTTTTATCCATTGAGGCCCTAATAAGGGAATATGACACATTTGCCAAATATTGGTTGAAAGGCTTTACATAACCACCTTTTGTGATAATGAGGTGGCTGTGACTGGTTCTGACATGTCTTCTGATGTTTGATAATGCAGTTGGTCTCGTAACCTCAATCTAGTGAATTTCCTAGAAAATTAATTAAAGTCCTACTCTAGACACGTCCCAGAACCAACCACTTAACTACCCAGTATTATGTAGTCACATCATTTGACTCATTCCTGTCAATTCTCTCTCTGTAGGATAACTGggatgatgaagaggaagagaagaaagcAGAGGCAAAGAAAGCTGGTGAAGAAATATACAATTTCCAACCAATGGTTTGAGAAAGTAGCGGCTGCAGCCTGTTGTAATATGCACAtacctgtatatatttttgtGAAAATATCACAAAAATGTTCCTGCATCTTACTGGCTGCCTTGTCTTTTATTATCAAGTACCTGCTTAAATTATGTATAGTTTCAACTTGATTTGATGGTGGTTTTTGTTCGAGGTTTGCTGTAACATTCTTTTTTTGTTTCAGAGGCCAAAGTGTCTGAGAAGAAAAAACTGGCCGAAAAAATTAAGGAGAAAGAAAACCGGCTAAGGAAAAAGCAACAAGAGCTAAAAAAGAAAGTGAGTTTTGGAAATGTTGGATTAACTTTACAGATCTGAATATTTTCTCTCTCATGCCTTTACTTTTTTCTTGTTGatagttggaggaggaggaggaagagcttACACCCGAACAACAGCTAGCAGAAAAGTTGAAAGTCCAGAAGATGCAGGAGGAAGCTGACTTGGAGCTGGCAAAAGAGGCTTTTGGTAAGATCCTGGAGTATCCTGTCAGGTTTAACCCAGATATCAAGGATGTCATTTTAAATGTTTCCCTGATACATGAAACATACATTTTAATGTGTACCCACTAGCCAGCCATACTGTTATTGTGTGTTCTCATTAGTTTTTGTCCTTGTCATTTCAGGAATGTCAGGGGGTAGTACCACAAACAATGTTTCTGGAATTGATGCCATGTGCCCATCTTCTAAAGAGGACTTCACAGAGTTTGAAAAGCTGCTGAAAGTGAAAATATTACAGTATGAAAAATCTGTGCATTATTCAAGCTTCTTGGAGTCACTGTTTCGGGAGCTCTGTATTTCATGTGAGTTCAACATCCTACATGTGGTACATTATTTATTATTCAGTGTGTTTTAGTTTTGTGCACTTAACTTATTACTTTAAAACAAATGCCAAACCACATGTTATAAATACATAAGCCATTCAATAATGGTTTGACTTGACATATTTGGAGTTCACTAACGTTCAGGCTCAACCGTTGTTATAACGTATTAACTTGTCTAAACTAAATGTCCTGTTTTCTACACAGTGGAAGTTGAAGACTTAAAGAAAATCAGCTCTTCCCTGACAGTGCTACTTAATGAAAAACAGAAGCAAGAAAAGGTAAGTTGTTTCTTATTCACGATCAACAAAAATGATGTCATCCTTCTAGAGTTTTCTTCGTGAATTGTAGATCTCTTTACGGTCAGTGGAGGGAGCCCTCTACCAGTACCTCCATATTGCTTTTCATTGGTCTCAGCTCAAGGAACTAACTTGCACCCTGGTTGCGCCATTTACATGAATATTCACTCAATTCACTTTGAAGAACACCAAGTGTTTATTTGCAGAAATGGTTTAAGTTTAGTTGTGGTTCAACAGGCAATCAAaggcaagaagaagaagaaaggagTTGTACTTGGTGGCGGTATGAAAGCCAAGGGGAAAGATGACCTTGCAGACTATGGAGAATTCGATGGTGGCTACACCCAAGACTATGATGACTTCATGTGACGACGGCTATATCCCCACTGCCT
It contains:
- the LOC139411407 gene encoding eukaryotic translation initiation factor 3 subunit J-A-like, translated to MADADDWDADNFELDVAPIKKAVVLDKWEGEDEDEDVKDNWDDEEEEKKAEAKKAEAKVSEKKKLAEKIKEKENRLRKKQQELKKKLEEEEEELTPEQQLAEKLKVQKMQEEADLELAKEAFGMSGGSTTNNVSGIDAMCPSSKEDFTEFEKLLKVKILQYEKSVHYSSFLESLFRELCISLEVEDLKKISSSLTVLLNEKQKQEKAIKGKKKKKGVVLGGGMKAKGKDDLADYGEFDGGYTQDYDDFM